A part of Brassica rapa cultivar Chiifu-401-42 chromosome A05, CAAS_Brap_v3.01, whole genome shotgun sequence genomic DNA contains:
- the LOC103867759 gene encoding putative B3 domain-containing protein At4g03160, translated as MASSTQDEEEVHHRKEEDALAKEPDLDLNKEAKHEDDDKIVASESETREAKKQKVEQEVKDADQEDESRGATTMVPSTTTPRSLTQEEAKLSRAMQQTDPKAADDERREKNKLSHSGLSLSNSQVRKKFQQLLEESGKNERRFSVYGPDGKVHEIWLGKERTSSFGLTIGWWRFVVEYWLKEWCNFVTVWMFRHRVTQRICLAIDVTMFAFWKQVSKRISQAAFEDSD; from the exons ATGGCGTCTTCAACtcaagacgaagaagaagtcCACCACCGCAAGGAAGAAGACGCACTCGCCAAAGAACCGGACCTTGACCTGAACAAAGAAGCCAAACACGAAGACGATGACAAGATCGTGGCCTCAGAGTCAGAGACAAGGGAAGCAAAGAAGCAGAAAGTGGAACAAGAAGTCAAAGATGCTGATCAAGAAGACGAAAGCAGAGGAGCTACGACGATGGTGCCTTCAACGACAACACCAAGAAGCTTAACTCAAGAAGAAGCAAAG CTTAGCCGAGCAATGCAGCAGACCGATCCAAAAGCAGCTGACGACGAGCGACGTGAAAAGAACAAGCTGTCTCACTCTGGGCTGTCTTTATCGAACTCGCAAGTGAGGAAGAAGTTTCAGCAGCTTCTCGAAGAATCAGGGAAAAACGAGAGGAGGTTTTCGGTATACGGACCAGACGGGAAGGTTCATGAGATTTGGCTTGGTAAGGAGAGGACGTCGTCGTTTGGTTTGACGATAGGGTGGTGGAGGTTCGTGGTAGAGTATTGGCTCAAGGAGTGGTGTAACTTCGTCACGGTTTGGATGTTTAGGCACAGAGTCACTCAACGGATTTGCTTAGCTATTGATGTCACAATGTTTGCGTTCTGGAAACAGGTTAGTAAGAGGATCTCTCAGGCTGCTTTCGAGGATTCTGATTAG